A window from Streptomyces sp. NBC_00335 encodes these proteins:
- a CDS encoding PucR family transcriptional regulator: protein MCELLNRIWSRPRGEWTRVLRKELPTLAAGMVEELRETVPGFSALVEDIGDEVVRRRMEGALLTALGYREGAGGAGCGETTRAADGADPARAQEPSDDHAQPRSGPGPTAPTAAAFETEHARPHPHAHAHPDSDPDPHPAFRGGELPPLQAVPLQRFGSVREQARRELFALLTGDTPHREAGLAELAELAGPAGWPLPVAVRAVALASPGETQQLAALLDDCLGGMVAGQPCLLVPTADPEARTALDGALRGRLAVVGHPVAPGDTASSLRWAVRLLALVPAHSRSGPDARTVFVDDHLSTLLLLQDEPLAHALAARWLRPLADLTPRQSERLEVTLLAWLEGGGAPEAAKALSVHPQTVRYRMRQLEKLFGPGLRDPRTRFELELALRSRRLMAQVRLRPVRGSRRARVVAADFRPSPGDGRIARVNGL, encoded by the coding sequence CGGCGGGGATGGTGGAGGAGCTACGGGAGACCGTCCCCGGATTCTCGGCGCTCGTCGAGGACATCGGCGACGAGGTGGTCAGACGGAGGATGGAGGGCGCCCTGCTCACCGCCCTCGGTTACCGCGAGGGCGCCGGCGGCGCGGGGTGCGGGGAGACCACCCGCGCGGCCGACGGAGCCGACCCGGCCCGCGCGCAGGAGCCGTCTGACGACCACGCGCAGCCCCGGTCCGGCCCCGGACCCACCGCCCCGACGGCCGCGGCCTTCGAAACCGAGCACGCCCGGCCCCACCCACACGCCCACGCCCACCCCGACTCGGACCCGGACCCGCACCCGGCCTTTCGCGGAGGGGAGTTGCCACCGCTCCAAGCAGTCCCCTTACAACGCTTCGGCTCGGTCCGTGAGCAGGCCCGGCGCGAGCTCTTCGCCCTGCTCACGGGTGACACCCCGCACCGCGAAGCGGGCCTCGCCGAGCTGGCCGAGCTGGCCGGACCGGCCGGATGGCCGCTCCCCGTAGCCGTACGGGCGGTGGCGCTGGCCTCGCCCGGCGAGACTCAGCAGCTCGCGGCCCTCCTCGACGACTGCCTCGGCGGGATGGTCGCGGGCCAGCCCTGCCTGCTCGTCCCGACCGCCGACCCGGAGGCCCGTACCGCCCTGGACGGCGCGCTGCGCGGCCGGCTCGCCGTGGTCGGCCACCCGGTGGCCCCGGGCGACACCGCCTCCTCCCTGCGCTGGGCGGTACGTCTGCTCGCGCTGGTCCCGGCGCACAGCAGGTCCGGGCCGGACGCCCGGACCGTGTTCGTGGACGACCACCTCTCGACGCTGCTCCTCCTCCAGGACGAGCCGCTGGCCCACGCGCTCGCCGCGCGCTGGCTGCGGCCGCTGGCGGACCTCACCCCGCGCCAGAGCGAGCGGCTCGAAGTGACCCTGCTCGCCTGGCTGGAGGGCGGCGGAGCTCCCGAGGCGGCGAAGGCGCTCAGCGTGCACCCCCAGACGGTCCGCTACCGGATGCGCCAGCTGGAGAAGCTCTTCGGGCCCGGTCTGCGCGACCCGCGCACCCGCTTCGAACTGGAACTGGCGCTGCGCAGCCGCCGGTTGATGGCCCAGGTGCGGCTGCGGCCGGTCCGCGGCAGCCGCCGGGCGCGCGTGGTGGCCGCCGACTTCCGCCCGTCTCCGGGCGACGGCCGCATCGCCCGCGTCAACGGCCTCTAG